One stretch of Micromonospora echinospora DNA includes these proteins:
- a CDS encoding DUF433 domain-containing protein, with translation MTFPRITADPDVMGGAPCVRQSRIPVATLLAMMAEGMSVTDILTDLPFLDEEDMAEVLNYAADAVRDRTAR, from the coding sequence GTGACCTTCCCCCGGATCACCGCCGACCCCGACGTCATGGGGGGTGCGCCCTGCGTACGGCAGTCGCGCATCCCCGTGGCCACCCTGCTGGCCATGATGGCCGAGGGCATGTCCGTCACCGACATCCTCACCGATCTGCCGTTCCTGGACGAGGAGGACATGGCGGAGGTGCTGAACTACGCCGCGGACGCGGTGCGCGACCGGACGGCGCGCTGA
- a CDS encoding Lrp/AsnC family transcriptional regulator: MEEIDRAIVAALTGDGRLSYTDLAERVGLSVSAVHQRVRRLEQRGVIKGYAARVSFEALDLPLTAFVAIRPFDPSQPDDAPERLAHLPEIDSCYSVAGEDFYLLLVRVAGPADLERVLQEIRTSANVTTRTTVVLSTPYENRPPKINGELTVRGRPRPSAEPAGSTA; the protein is encoded by the coding sequence GTGGAGGAGATCGACCGTGCCATCGTCGCCGCGCTGACCGGGGACGGTCGGCTGTCGTACACGGACCTGGCCGAGCGGGTGGGCCTGTCGGTGTCGGCCGTGCACCAGCGGGTCCGCCGGCTGGAGCAGCGCGGGGTGATCAAGGGGTACGCCGCGCGGGTGTCGTTCGAGGCGCTGGACCTGCCGCTGACCGCGTTCGTGGCGATCCGGCCGTTCGACCCGTCGCAGCCGGACGACGCGCCGGAGCGGCTGGCGCACCTGCCCGAGATCGACTCGTGCTACTCGGTGGCGGGGGAGGACTTCTACCTCCTGCTGGTACGGGTGGCCGGTCCGGCCGATCTGGAGCGGGTGCTGCAGGAGATCCGCACCTCCGCGAACGTCACCACGCGCACCACTGTGGTGCTGTCGACGCCGTACGAGAACCGGCCGCCGAAGATCAATGGCGAGCTGACCGTTCGGGGGCGTCCCCGCCCGTCG